One stretch of Chloroflexota bacterium DNA includes these proteins:
- a CDS encoding glycosyltransferase family 39 protein, with amino-acid sequence MTEKPDAKNSPFARITIEMAIYGVLLLVSLTLRLVDLDARPLSSAEAARALGAWQLAQGREPAFVGSPLLTNGTAVVFFLFGANDFTARLLPALFGALMVLLPYFWRERLGREGALLAAALLAISPMALFASRSVGPEALAAAWGLGLATALVRFADTGAPRYLYAGAAALGLLLTSGAGAYFVLLALLAVAVAAWALGRRGNAAIASFQERLLASRATLRTGGFVFSGTAVGVGTLLLFHVSGLRGLGDVLGEWWRGFGAAGAMPWFSPLLWPLLYEPLVVVFGIVGGIRAVRERDLLGSSLLGCALGISVMLMAWPARTSGDMLLVLAPLTLLAGRQIAALLRDARADWRGLRDGVYVAVFAILVAYVYLQLAGFAERGDSVFAILAWVGTALFIVLTTGQGVLYGVGNALRNLGLAGAALTLVITLSAALGSAYDAGQGRAEILEPTPTSPQARALAADVATWSLRRMGDAREMSVAVVLPNPTVMQWYLREFRHLQVLVGTAAPVSAEALITLEGVQPAAQGSYVGQPYELTRDFRWRALPARDWWRWALWRALPAASESRAVLWIQTS; translated from the coding sequence ATGACCGAAAAGCCTGATGCCAAGAACAGCCCCTTCGCCCGCATAACGATAGAGATGGCGATCTACGGCGTCCTTCTCCTGGTGTCCCTCACGCTCCGCCTGGTGGACCTGGACGCGCGCCCGTTGAGTTCTGCGGAGGCGGCGCGGGCGCTGGGCGCATGGCAACTGGCCCAGGGCCGCGAGCCGGCGTTCGTGGGCAGCCCGTTGCTCACCAACGGCACGGCGGTGGTGTTCTTCCTGTTCGGAGCCAATGATTTCACGGCGCGCCTGCTGCCTGCGCTGTTTGGCGCGCTGATGGTGTTGCTGCCCTACTTCTGGCGCGAGCGCCTGGGACGGGAAGGGGCGCTCCTGGCGGCGGCGCTGTTGGCCATCTCGCCCATGGCGCTGTTCGCGTCGCGCTCCGTCGGGCCAGAGGCGCTGGCCGCCGCATGGGGCCTGGGCCTGGCCACGGCGCTGGTGCGGTTCGCGGATACGGGCGCGCCGCGGTATCTGTACGCGGGCGCGGCGGCGCTGGGGCTGCTGCTCACGTCGGGGGCGGGCGCGTACTTCGTGTTGCTGGCGCTGCTTGCGGTTGCGGTGGCGGCGTGGGCGCTGGGCCGCAGGGGGAATGCGGCTATCGCCTCGTTCCAGGAGCGCCTGCTGGCAAGCCGCGCAACACTCCGCACGGGCGGATTCGTGTTCTCGGGGACGGCTGTGGGCGTTGGCACGCTGTTGCTCTTCCACGTGTCGGGCCTGCGCGGGCTGGGCGATGTGCTGGGCGAGTGGTGGCGTGGCTTCGGGGCGGCAGGCGCGATGCCCTGGTTCAGCCCGCTGCTGTGGCCCCTGCTGTACGAGCCGCTGGTGGTCGTGTTCGGCATCGTCGGCGGGATTCGCGCCGTGCGCGAGCGGGATTTGCTGGGCAGTAGCCTGCTGGGGTGCGCTTTGGGAATCTCGGTCATGCTGATGGCGTGGCCGGCGCGGACATCGGGGGACATGCTCCTGGTGTTGGCACCGCTGACGCTGCTGGCGGGCAGACAAATCGCCGCGTTGCTGCGCGACGCACGGGCCGATTGGCGCGGCCTGCGCGACGGGGTGTACGTGGCCGTATTCGCCATTCTGGTGGCCTATGTGTACCTCCAGTTGGCAGGCTTCGCGGAGCGCGGCGATTCGGTCTTCGCCATTCTCGCATGGGTGGGCACGGCGCTGTTCATCGTGCTGACGACGGGCCAGGGCGTTCTGTACGGCGTGGGAAACGCGCTGCGGAATCTGGGGCTGGCGGGCGCGGCGCTGACGCTGGTCATCACGCTGTCGGCGGCGCTTGGCTCGGCGTACGATGCGGGGCAAGGGCGCGCCGAGATTCTGGAGCCTACGCCGACCTCGCCGCAGGCGCGGGCGCTGGCGGCCGATGTGGCGACGTGGTCACTGCGCCGCATGGGCGACGCGCGCGAGATGTCGGTCGCGGTGGTGCTGCCGAATCCCACCGTGATGCAGTGGTACCTGCGGGAGTTTCGCCATCTGCAAGTCCTCGTGGGCACGGCAGCGCCTGTGAGCGCCGAGGCCCTCATTACGCTTGAGGGCGTGCAACCGGCGGCGCAAGGATCGTATGTCGGCCAGCCCTACGAGTTGACACGGGACTTCCGATGGCGA